The following coding sequences are from one Propionispora vibrioides window:
- a CDS encoding SWIM zinc finger family protein, with protein MHNKLMEQGFEYYWNGAVQQFTKTEATTYQAMIRLEENHTVTLKLDDNGAILWSHCTCSAGPCCKHIAATYIALQHQNSSLRYTKGGMKTVDR; from the coding sequence ATGCATAACAAGCTCATGGAGCAAGGCTTTGAATACTACTGGAACGGGGCAGTGCAGCAATTCACCAAGACAGAGGCGACAACCTATCAGGCAATGATTCGCCTGGAAGAAAACCACACTGTTACCTTAAAACTGGATGATAACGGTGCCATACTTTGGTCACATTGTACCTGTTCCGCTGGTCCCTGCTGCAAACATATTGCGGCCACCTATATTGCGCTGCAGCATCAAAATAGCTCATTACGTTACACTAAAGGGGGAATGAAAACAGTAGACAGATGA
- a CDS encoding DHA2 family efflux MFS transporter permease subunit, with amino-acid sequence MMEPSSAQINPYVVSGVVSLAAFIELLDTTIANVALSHIAGSLGAGTEESTWVLTAYIISNAIVMPISGWLSGVMGRKNFFMLCIGGFVFTSFMCGIATSLPMLVLFRLLQGVAGGGLQPVQQAIIRDSFPPEKLGIAFGITGLSMVLAPIIGPTLGGFITDNYSWRWIFLINVPIGIVTMFLVKVLVQGPENTKKVKGTIDYIGLGLIAIGLGALQIVLDKGQQEDWFDSTFIITLACISFISLLLAVYWLLRQKDPIVDLKLLAIPSFSLPGIILFFVGFTLWSATSLLPMMVQEDFGYNATLSGLVLSPSAIFPLFMMPFVGKLVNWIEARYLMSLGLFINAIGMWLTGLVTPQTDYATFAIARCFQTAGLPFLFVPATTLAFSRIPREKSSNASAIVSLLRNLGGSIGISLATSILVHNRQMEQSNLVQHLTIASDGYSSLLSAYTRTMQNIGLPAAEASAKAMGQIYQQLLHQASVLAYRDTFNSVAAMLFVLGITALFLPGKNRYTKNNREDA; translated from the coding sequence ATGATGGAGCCTTCTTCTGCCCAAATAAATCCCTATGTAGTATCGGGTGTTGTTAGCTTAGCCGCCTTTATTGAACTGCTCGACACAACGATTGCCAATGTTGCTCTTTCTCATATAGCGGGTTCACTCGGGGCTGGAACAGAGGAAAGCACCTGGGTCCTGACCGCTTATATCATATCGAATGCCATCGTCATGCCCATTTCCGGCTGGCTGTCAGGCGTTATGGGACGTAAAAACTTTTTTATGCTCTGCATTGGCGGCTTTGTTTTTACTTCCTTTATGTGCGGTATTGCTACCTCATTACCCATGCTGGTCCTGTTTCGCCTGTTGCAGGGCGTAGCCGGCGGCGGCCTGCAGCCTGTTCAGCAAGCCATTATCCGGGATAGTTTTCCGCCGGAAAAGTTGGGCATAGCCTTCGGCATTACCGGTCTATCCATGGTTCTGGCTCCGATCATCGGACCAACCCTGGGCGGCTTTATTACGGATAATTATAGCTGGCGCTGGATTTTTTTAATCAATGTCCCCATCGGAATAGTAACGATGTTTTTAGTAAAGGTACTTGTACAGGGACCGGAAAACACAAAAAAAGTAAAAGGCACGATCGATTATATTGGGCTGGGACTTATTGCGATAGGGCTAGGGGCTCTACAAATTGTGCTGGATAAGGGCCAGCAGGAAGATTGGTTTGACAGTACCTTTATTATAACGTTAGCCTGCATCTCCTTTATAAGTCTCCTGCTGGCGGTGTATTGGCTTTTGCGGCAAAAGGACCCGATTGTCGATTTGAAGCTGCTTGCCATCCCCAGTTTTAGTCTGCCTGGGATTATCCTCTTCTTTGTTGGTTTTACCCTATGGAGCGCCACCTCATTACTGCCGATGATGGTACAGGAGGATTTTGGTTATAATGCCACGTTATCGGGCCTTGTTCTTTCGCCAAGCGCTATTTTCCCGCTGTTTATGATGCCCTTTGTAGGGAAACTGGTTAATTGGATTGAAGCCCGCTATCTCATGTCATTAGGCCTGTTTATCAATGCTATCGGTATGTGGCTGACAGGCTTAGTCACACCGCAGACCGATTATGCCACCTTTGCGATTGCCCGGTGCTTTCAGACGGCCGGCCTGCCATTCCTGTTTGTCCCGGCAACCACGCTGGCCTTTTCCAGAATTCCCAGAGAAAAGAGCAGCAACGCTTCCGCTATCGTGTCCTTACTGCGCAATTTGGGTGGCAGTATCGGTATTTCCTTAGCGACAAGCATCCTTGTGCATAACCGGCAAATGGAGCAGTCGAATTTGGTACAACACCTGACAATAGCCTCAGACGGCTATAGCAGTTTGCTTTCTGCATATACCCGGACCATGCAAAATATAGGCCTACCGGCAGCAGAAGCATCGGCAAAAGCCATGGGGCAGATCTATCAGCAGCTTCTTCACCAGGCCAGCGTACTGGCGTACCGGGACACCTTTAATTCTGTCGCTGCTATGTTATTTGTATTAGGTATTACGGCACTTTTCTTGCCTGGTAAAAACCGGTATACAAAAAATAATCGGGAGGATGCCTAA
- a CDS encoding HlyD family secretion protein: MKLSPRYIGIGLAALIIILGAGFYYYSHRHDIATDSATIEGHSVVVSPKVQGYVKHVYVQDNQLVKAGEVLLEIDPTDYQLRRDHAKAALAAARAALAAAVHNSETTTISAPANEAATSAQVASAQAVWEKSASDRQRMESLFAAGACSQQQWDQAIATEKSDRAALEKLRADLKSASTAPTVIAASRNTIEQLQAQVTQAESDLAQAESDVANTKVMAPMDGRMIKSNIELGNYVQTGQQVASLIGTDLWVVANFKETQLEHMQPGQSVDIRIDAYPDVVLQGKVDSFQSGTGSRFSLFPAENATGNFVKIVQRVPVKILFDASPDVQLHLGPGMSVVPTVHTESMDTK, translated from the coding sequence ATGAAACTCTCTCCCCGGTATATTGGAATAGGCTTGGCTGCTTTGATCATCATTCTAGGGGCCGGCTTTTACTACTATTCTCACCGCCACGATATAGCTACTGACAGCGCGACGATTGAGGGGCACTCTGTTGTCGTAAGTCCGAAGGTACAAGGCTATGTAAAACATGTATATGTTCAAGATAACCAGCTTGTCAAAGCCGGCGAGGTGTTGCTGGAAATTGACCCTACTGATTACCAGCTACGCCGTGATCATGCTAAGGCCGCCTTGGCTGCTGCTCGGGCCGCACTGGCGGCAGCGGTTCATAATAGTGAAACAACCACAATTTCTGCTCCGGCCAATGAAGCTGCTACATCAGCCCAGGTAGCTTCGGCTCAGGCGGTTTGGGAAAAATCAGCCAGTGACAGGCAACGCATGGAAAGTTTATTTGCCGCCGGTGCCTGCTCACAGCAGCAATGGGACCAGGCTATCGCTACCGAAAAATCGGATCGCGCTGCCTTAGAAAAACTAAGAGCCGATCTAAAATCAGCTTCTACGGCTCCCACTGTAATCGCTGCTTCCCGCAATACCATCGAACAATTGCAGGCGCAGGTCACTCAGGCCGAGTCGGACCTGGCTCAGGCGGAAAGTGATGTAGCAAATACGAAAGTCATGGCACCGATGGATGGCCGTATGATTAAAAGCAATATCGAATTAGGCAATTATGTACAGACAGGTCAGCAAGTGGCCTCGCTTATTGGCACAGACCTGTGGGTAGTAGCCAATTTTAAAGAAACCCAGTTGGAACATATGCAACCCGGTCAATCAGTCGACATCCGTATTGATGCGTATCCCGATGTGGTATTACAGGGAAAAGTAGATAGCTTTCAATCCGGCACAGGTTCCCGCTTTTCGCTTTTTCCCGCCGAAAATGCAACAGGAAACTTTGTAAAGATAGTACAGCGTGTACCGGTAAAAATTTTGTTTGATGCCTCACCGGATGTTCAGCTTCATCTTGGCCCGGGCATGTCCGTAGTTCCCACGGTGCATACAGAAAGTATGGACACAAAATGA